The bacterium genomic interval CCGTAGGAGCAATCTGTTTGTAGCATTCCGCAAAAGCAATATGTTTGTAGCTCCGTAGGAGCGACCTGTTTGTAGCATTGAATATCTGCTTCTTGCATTTTATTTAAACCTAACCGCACAGGTCGAAATCTTGCAGGAGGTAATATGTTAGCCAAAAGAATTATTCCCTGCCTTGATGTAGATAAAGGTCGGGTAGTCAAAGGTGTAAATTTTGTTAATATCCGTGATGCTGGTGACCCGGTGGAAGCGGCAGCGTTGTATGACCAGGAAGGGGCAGATGAATTAGTTTTTTTAGATATTACTGCCTCTTATGAAGATAGAAATATTATGATTGATGTTGTTCAAAGGACAGCAGAAGTCGCCTTTATGCCACTTACCGTCGGTGGTGGAATAAGGACTCTTGATGATATTGAGGCTTTATTGAGGGCAGGTGCGGATAGGGTATCGATGAATACAGCCGCGGTGAATAGACCCGCCTTTGTCAAAGAAGCCGCCGAGCGTTTTGGTAGTCAGTGTATCGTTGTCGCTATTGATGCTAAAAAACATCGCACCGAATCAGGATTTAAAACCGAAGGTATGGGCGACCTGATTGTTGGCTATCAGGCTCAAGAATGCTGGAAGGTATATATTAATGGTGGACGAACCCAGACAAATATTGACGCCCTGCAATGGGCAAAAAAAGTAGAAGAATTGGGCGCCGGCGAAATTTTATTAACCAGTATGGATAAAGATGGCACTAAAAATGGCTATGACCTTGAGTTGACAAAGGCTATCTCAGATTTAGTTAATATCCCAATCATTGCCTCAGGCGGGGCTGGTAAATTAGAGCATTTCTTTGAAGTATTAACCTTAGGTGGGGCAGATGCCGCCTTAGCCGCTTCCCTCTTTCACTACCGTGAGTTACCTATTCCTCAGGTTAAACAATACCTCAATTCTAAAGGAGTCGTGGTAAGAATTTAAGTAACCGTTCAGGCTATATATCAAAAGTGTAAGAAAGGGGATAAGGAGATAAGAGTGATATGGAGATAAGATAATAGAAATAGATTGAAATTTATAGAAATAGGTAGAAATTGATTGTGGAAAACAACAAATTTCCATAAATTTCTATTAGTTTCTATTAATTTCAATTTTTTTAATAATATCTCCCTATCTCCTTAATCTCCACATCTCCTTTTGTTACACCACCTGAACGCTTACACTATCTTATACTGGTTTAGTTCCGCATTCCATTTTTACACTTTACCCACAAATTTTACATACACCCGACCTAAAAAACACTCTTAAATTACTTGACAAATTATCTGTTTTATGTTATAATTAAAATATGAAAATTAATGATGGAGATGTCCAAAAAATGTTTATTACAACTAATCAAGGAAATATTCAGGCAATCCAGGAGATAAAATCTATCTGTAGAGGATTGCCTTATTTTTATTAGGTGAACAGGTGGTTAGTTAAATCTGTTCCTGATAAAGGTCTGCTCCTGATAGGCTCAGGAATTCAA includes:
- the hisF gene encoding imidazole glycerol phosphate synthase subunit HisF, giving the protein MLAKRIIPCLDVDKGRVVKGVNFVNIRDAGDPVEAAALYDQEGADELVFLDITASYEDRNIMIDVVQRTAEVAFMPLTVGGGIRTLDDIEALLRAGADRVSMNTAAVNRPAFVKEAAERFGSQCIVVAIDAKKHRTESGFKTEGMGDLIVGYQAQECWKVYINGGRTQTNIDALQWAKKVEELGAGEILLTSMDKDGTKNGYDLELTKAISDLVNIPIIASGGAGKLEHFFEVLTLGGADAALAASLFHYRELPIPQVKQYLNSKGVVVRI